Proteins from a single region of Pseudomonas ekonensis:
- a CDS encoding DUF2182 domain-containing protein, giving the protein MALAQRLRDAGVDPLASLLWGISLSVFVLMAVNDRVHAGLMQLCVDGSRPMLAEGIAYLRLAGATVDAAALTGGMLTMLVAMMVPALAGPLLHLWFRSLSRHRWRAVALFLLAYFLVWLAACALLFVVALLLVSRTGSALAAASIVLSGGLLWQVSRARRRCLARCHLRPRLSVFGWPALADPLRFGASHGFWCVSTCWALMLLPLCLPAGHLPFMLFAAMWVAHERTKPPTPQAWVVG; this is encoded by the coding sequence ATGGCCCTGGCGCAACGGCTGAGGGATGCGGGGGTTGATCCCCTCGCCAGCCTGTTGTGGGGGATCAGCCTGTCGGTCTTCGTCCTGATGGCCGTCAACGACAGGGTTCATGCCGGATTGATGCAACTGTGCGTGGACGGTTCGAGGCCGATGCTCGCCGAAGGGATCGCCTATCTGCGGCTGGCCGGGGCGACGGTGGATGCCGCCGCCCTGACAGGCGGGATGTTGACGATGCTGGTCGCCATGATGGTGCCGGCATTGGCCGGCCCCTTGCTGCACCTCTGGTTCCGCTCGCTTTCGCGTCACCGCTGGCGTGCCGTCGCGCTGTTTCTGTTGGCGTATTTTCTGGTTTGGTTGGCAGCCTGCGCCCTGTTGTTTGTGGTCGCGTTGCTGCTGGTTTCCCGTACAGGCTCGGCGCTGGCGGCGGCATCGATCGTGCTGAGCGGCGGGTTGCTGTGGCAGGTGAGCCGGGCACGCAGGCGTTGTCTGGCGCGTTGTCACCTGCGTCCGCGCTTGTCGGTGTTCGGTTGGCCGGCGTTGGCCGACCCGTTGCGTTTTGGCGCAAGCCACGGCTTCTGGTGCGTCAGCACCTGCTGGGCGCTGATGCTGTTGCCGCTGTGCCTGCCGGCAGGGCACCTGCCGTTCATGCTGTTCGCCGCGATGTGGGTGGCCCATGAACGGACGAAACCGCCGACGCCTCAAGCCTGGGTCGTTGGCTGA
- a CDS encoding tyrosinase family protein, translating into MTYTRRNVWSLKQPWPPELLWYARGVKIMKARPFSDVTSWRYQAAIHGVEEVVWRQFGWLKPTEKLPATPEFLKQDRNQCQHHSWYFLPWHRGYLAAFESMVRAAIRTLPGAPSDWALPYWNYNDATAANPRQLPEAFAKNSWPDGGDNPLFEARRFGRGDGVVVIRAIDVDLTAALSDPDYEGLPNGSPGFGGVRTPFQHNADRANEGVLEQGPHDPVHGLVGGAVQNTDPQDWRNYGLMSMPLTAALDPIFWLHHANIDRLWEVWRNRNPRFTNPVLKSWLDGPSGKQRFVLPQADGSRKSFAPKDMLDTKAAGLDYVYEDISDPLGGQQRVALRMDTLKTLMDAPATFTFAEVADVPRKPTVELLGANSKALTLGSAPSATLVKTDKPTAAKLTQSFSMASFALQAPSEPDRVFLNLENITGANDAAIFDVYVGLGEGEDPAEHPENLAGVVSLFGVGEASNLAKPHGGAGLSKVIEITATIDRLHLSGQSDLRKLPVLFVPVHCTEGVSIQRVSIYRQST; encoded by the coding sequence ATGACGTACACACGGCGCAATGTCTGGAGCTTGAAGCAACCTTGGCCCCCCGAACTGCTGTGGTATGCACGCGGGGTCAAGATCATGAAGGCGCGACCGTTCAGCGACGTCACCAGTTGGCGCTACCAGGCGGCGATCCATGGGGTCGAAGAGGTCGTCTGGCGTCAATTCGGCTGGCTGAAGCCGACCGAAAAACTGCCGGCGACGCCCGAGTTCCTCAAGCAGGACCGCAACCAGTGCCAGCACCACAGTTGGTACTTCCTGCCTTGGCACCGGGGCTACCTGGCTGCTTTCGAATCGATGGTGCGCGCCGCCATCCGCACCTTGCCCGGTGCGCCGTCCGACTGGGCCTTGCCTTACTGGAACTACAACGACGCCACCGCCGCCAACCCCCGGCAGTTGCCGGAAGCCTTCGCCAAGAACAGTTGGCCCGACGGCGGCGACAACCCGCTCTTTGAAGCGCGCCGTTTCGGCCGTGGCGACGGGGTGGTGGTGATCCGCGCCATCGATGTCGACCTGACCGCCGCGCTGAGCGATCCCGACTACGAAGGGCTGCCCAACGGCTCGCCGGGATTCGGCGGCGTGCGCACGCCCTTTCAGCACAATGCCGACCGGGCGAACGAAGGCGTGCTGGAGCAGGGGCCCCACGATCCGGTGCACGGCCTGGTCGGGGGCGCGGTGCAGAACACCGATCCGCAGGACTGGAGGAATTACGGGTTGATGTCCATGCCGCTGACGGCTGCGCTGGATCCGATCTTCTGGCTGCACCACGCCAACATCGACCGGCTCTGGGAGGTCTGGCGCAACCGCAATCCGCGCTTCACCAACCCGGTGCTCAAGTCCTGGCTCGACGGCCCCTCCGGCAAACAACGCTTCGTGCTGCCGCAGGCCGACGGCAGCCGCAAGTCGTTTGCCCCCAAAGACATGCTGGACACCAAAGCAGCGGGGCTCGACTATGTGTACGAGGACATTTCCGATCCTCTGGGCGGCCAACAGCGTGTGGCGCTGCGCATGGATACGCTGAAGACGCTGATGGACGCGCCCGCAACGTTCACCTTTGCGGAGGTCGCTGACGTGCCCAGAAAACCCACGGTCGAGCTGCTCGGCGCCAACAGCAAGGCGCTGACCTTGGGGAGCGCCCCGTCCGCGACGCTCGTCAAGACAGACAAGCCCACCGCCGCCAAACTCACCCAAAGCTTCAGCATGGCCAGCTTCGCGTTGCAGGCTCCCTCGGAACCCGACCGGGTGTTCCTCAACCTGGAGAACATCACCGGTGCCAACGATGCGGCGATCTTCGACGTCTATGTCGGCCTGGGCGAAGGCGAGGATCCGGCCGAGCATCCGGAGAACCTGGCCGGCGTGGTGTCGCTGTTCGGCGTCGGCGAAGCCAGCAACCTCGCCAAGCCCCATGGCGGCGCGGGCCTGAGCAAGGTGATCGAAATCACCGCCACCATCGACCGGCTGCACCTGTCCGGCCAGAGCGACCTGCGCAAACTGCCGGTGCTGTTCGTGCCGGTGCATTGCACCGAAGGGGTTTCGATCCAGCGGGTCAGCATCTACCGCCAGTCGACCTGA
- a CDS encoding voltage-gated chloride channel family protein, translating to MPILNRFEPFRMLPYLAKWLAIASAVAVLAGSASAFFLLSLDQATAWRERHPWIIWLLPLAGFAVGLIYHRFGKAVDAGNNLIIDEIHDPQRVIPLRMVPLVLGGTVVSHLFGASVGREGTAVQMGGALADQLTRLFRLDRVDRRVLLMAGIAAGFSSVFGTPLAGAVFGLEVLAIGRLRYDALFPCIAASLVADRVCLAWGVHHTPYAIGDLVPVSAGSVMAVVIAGVVFGLVGMLFAGATHRLGALMKRRIAYAPLRPLLGGTVIALAVWGLDAQPYIGLGLDGIVRSFQEPVPAYDFAGKLAFTVASLGSGFKGGEVTPLFYIGATLGNVLGPLLDMPFALMAGIGFVAVFAGAANTPIATTLMAMELFGAGIGPLAAVGCVTAYLFSGHAGIYRAQRVSAKHHRHATDVPQARV from the coding sequence ATGCCAATCCTCAATCGTTTCGAACCCTTCCGGATGCTGCCATATCTGGCCAAGTGGCTGGCCATCGCCTCCGCCGTGGCGGTGCTGGCCGGCAGCGCGTCGGCGTTTTTCCTGCTTTCGCTCGATCAGGCCACCGCCTGGCGCGAGCGCCATCCCTGGATCATCTGGCTGCTGCCGCTGGCCGGTTTCGCGGTCGGCCTGATCTATCACCGGTTCGGCAAGGCCGTCGACGCCGGCAACAACCTGATCATCGACGAGATCCACGATCCCCAACGCGTGATCCCCCTGCGTATGGTGCCCCTGGTGCTGGGCGGCACCGTGGTTTCGCACCTGTTCGGCGCCTCGGTGGGCCGCGAAGGCACGGCGGTGCAGATGGGCGGGGCGCTGGCCGATCAGCTCACGCGCCTGTTCAGGCTGGATCGCGTCGACCGGCGCGTGCTGCTGATGGCCGGCATCGCCGCCGGGTTCTCGTCGGTGTTCGGCACGCCGCTGGCCGGGGCGGTGTTCGGCCTGGAGGTGCTGGCCATCGGGCGCTTGCGCTACGACGCGCTGTTTCCCTGCATTGCCGCCAGCCTGGTGGCAGACCGGGTCTGCCTGGCCTGGGGCGTGCACCACACGCCTTACGCCATCGGCGACCTGGTGCCGGTCAGCGCCGGCAGCGTCATGGCCGTTGTCATCGCGGGCGTGGTGTTCGGCCTGGTCGGCATGCTCTTCGCCGGCGCCACCCACCGGCTCGGCGCGCTGATGAAACGGCGGATCGCCTACGCGCCGCTGCGTCCGCTGCTGGGCGGCACCGTCATTGCGCTGGCGGTGTGGGGCCTGGACGCCCAGCCCTACATCGGCCTGGGCCTCGACGGCATCGTCCGCTCGTTCCAGGAGCCGGTGCCAGCCTACGACTTCGCGGGCAAGCTGGCCTTCACCGTCGCCTCGTTGGGCAGCGGTTTCAAGGGCGGTGAAGTGACGCCGCTGTTCTACATCGGCGCGACCCTCGGCAACGTGCTGGGGCCGCTGCTGGACATGCCGTTCGCCCTGATGGCGGGCATCGGCTTCGTGGCGGTGTTCGCCGGCGCCGCCAACACGCCCATCGCCACGACGCTGATGGCGATGGAGCTGTTCGGCGCCGGCATCGGGCCGCTGGCGGCGGTCGGCTGCGTGACGGCGTACCTGTTTTCCGGGCATGCCGGCATCTACCGGGCGCAGCGGGTGAGCGCCAAGCATCACCGGCACGCGACGGATGTCCCGCAGGCGCGGGTTTAG
- a CDS encoding AbrB family transcriptional regulator, with translation MKTLFEYLLPIPVAALGAWIGHLTGLPLGELVGAICAVTAVSKLGVPLRMPHPFVAVVQLLLGISVGSIVTVSMIGELGDVSILGGLLICMSVQILVGYHWLRRAEKWGHVESLLGSVPGAMAAVMTVTGGQGAASGRIAFVHIVRLLALLLVVTLIAGGHPGGAGPSVGSLHDYLLVLAPASAAVVTGYLLERLDMPAPYMLTGLLYTAAFNVEFPEAALHVPDPLALVALVLLGGLIGIRLKDITLKDVLRYVRAGLVVTALTFCATLLVAAAFSQVTGRPFLTLFMSWVPGGVEVMTAAALLLKLDPAFVMLNHVVRMSIIHASPAVLPKRLWQERPLA, from the coding sequence ATGAAAACACTGTTCGAATACCTGTTGCCCATCCCGGTGGCGGCGCTGGGGGCCTGGATCGGTCACCTGACCGGGCTGCCCCTCGGCGAGCTGGTCGGTGCGATCTGCGCCGTCACGGCCGTGAGCAAGTTGGGCGTGCCGCTGCGCATGCCGCATCCGTTCGTGGCCGTCGTGCAGTTGCTGCTGGGGATCAGTGTCGGCTCCATCGTCACGGTCTCGATGATCGGCGAGCTGGGCGACGTCAGCATCCTGGGCGGCCTGCTCATCTGCATGAGCGTGCAGATCCTGGTCGGCTACCACTGGCTGCGGCGTGCGGAGAAATGGGGGCATGTCGAGAGCCTGCTCGGCTCCGTTCCCGGCGCGATGGCGGCGGTCATGACCGTGACGGGCGGGCAGGGGGCGGCGTCCGGGCGCATCGCGTTCGTGCACATCGTCCGTCTGCTGGCGTTGCTGCTGGTGGTCACGCTCATCGCCGGCGGGCATCCCGGCGGCGCGGGGCCCTCGGTCGGGTCGCTGCACGATTACCTCTTGGTGCTGGCGCCAGCGTCGGCGGCCGTCGTCACCGGTTACCTGCTGGAGCGCCTGGACATGCCGGCGCCGTACATGCTGACCGGCCTGCTGTACACCGCCGCGTTCAACGTCGAGTTCCCCGAAGCGGCGCTGCATGTGCCGGATCCGCTGGCCCTGGTCGCGCTGGTGTTGCTCGGCGGGCTGATCGGCATCCGCCTCAAGGACATTACCCTCAAGGATGTGTTGCGTTACGTGCGCGCCGGCCTTGTGGTCACCGCTCTGACGTTCTGCGCCACGCTGCTGGTGGCCGCCGCGTTCAGCCAGGTGACGGGGCGGCCGTTCCTGACGCTGTTCATGTCCTGGGTGCCCGGCGGGGTCGAGGTGATGACGGCGGCGGCCTTGCTGCTCAAGCTCGATCCGGCCTTCGTGATGCTCAACCACGTGGTGCGGATGTCGATCATCCATGCGTCGCCGGCGGTGTTGCCCAAGCGCTTGTGGCAGGAACGGCCGCTGGCCTGA
- a CDS encoding MFS transporter has translation MKPRLHCPKIALFLCGCAAFLNLYATQGLLDQLSAAFRISARQASWSITATTLAVAVCAPFVGRMTARWPQRQVIVVAALLLALPAALSAWAGGFGAFLFWRSLEGLLIPFVFATSVAYIGGRWSGGAVTEVTSVYIAGTVLGGFLGRFLSGLLTEFGDWRLGLASLAGLSLLTGLAIALLLPANPKASERPVQAVRSSLFSAPLLGACAVGFCVLFAQVAMFTYIGLHLGRAPFSLGSAALGSIYAVFLLALVVVPLAGRLGRGRPQADLVKVAACLGVAGTALTLSPSLGWIVAGLALSSTGVFLAQAAANAFITANARQNKAAAVGLYLTCYYLGGSLGAFVPGAAWERWGWAGCAAVIVLFQVLPLLIAQRFWKPGGTRLQSRLPTDTPES, from the coding sequence ATGAAGCCACGCCTGCATTGCCCGAAAATCGCCTTGTTCCTCTGCGGCTGCGCGGCGTTCCTCAACCTGTACGCCACCCAGGGGCTGCTCGATCAACTGTCGGCCGCTTTCCGGATCTCTGCCCGGCAGGCCAGCTGGAGCATCACGGCCACCACCCTGGCCGTGGCGGTGTGCGCCCCCTTTGTAGGGCGGATGACGGCCCGCTGGCCGCAACGGCAGGTGATTGTCGTGGCCGCGCTGCTGCTGGCGTTGCCGGCGGCGTTGTCGGCGTGGGCCGGCGGTTTCGGTGCTTTCCTGTTCTGGCGCTCGCTCGAGGGGCTGCTGATTCCGTTCGTGTTCGCCACCAGCGTCGCCTACATCGGCGGGCGCTGGAGCGGCGGCGCCGTCACTGAAGTCACCAGCGTGTACATCGCCGGCACGGTGCTGGGCGGGTTTCTCGGGCGGTTCCTGTCGGGGCTGCTGACGGAGTTCGGCGACTGGCGCCTGGGGCTGGCCTCGCTGGCGGGCCTGAGCCTGCTGACAGGGCTCGCGATTGCCTTGTTGCTGCCGGCCAATCCGAAAGCCTCGGAGCGGCCGGTTCAGGCAGTCCGGTCAAGCCTGTTTTCCGCACCGCTGCTGGGCGCCTGCGCGGTGGGGTTCTGCGTCCTGTTCGCCCAGGTGGCGATGTTCACCTACATCGGCCTGCACCTGGGAAGGGCACCGTTTTCGCTGGGCAGCGCAGCGCTCGGGTCGATCTATGCGGTGTTCCTGCTGGCGCTGGTGGTGGTGCCGCTGGCGGGGCGGTTGGGCCGAGGCCGGCCCCAGGCCGATCTGGTGAAAGTGGCCGCGTGCCTGGGCGTGGCGGGCACGGCCCTGACCCTGTCGCCGTCGCTGGGGTGGATCGTGGCGGGCCTGGCCCTGAGCTCCACCGGGGTGTTCCTCGCCCAGGCCGCCGCCAACGCCTTCATCACCGCCAACGCCCGGCAGAACAAGGCCGCCGCCGTGGGGCTGTACCTGACCTGCTACTACCTGGGCGGCAGCCTCGGGGCCTTCGTGCCGGGCGCGGCCTGGGAGCGCTGGGGCTGGGCCGGGTGCGCCGCCGTGATCGTGCTGTTCCAGGTGTTGCCGCTGCTGATCGCCCAACGGTTCTGGAAGCCCGGCGGCACCCGTCTTCAATCCCGATTGCCCACCGATACGCCGGAGTCTTGA
- a CDS encoding LysR family transcriptional regulator produces the protein MLDLRRLRCFLVVSEELHFGRAAARLHLSQPPLTRQISALEAELGFRLFDRSSRNVTLTAEGRHFLPYARALLEQVERTAAIGHKLAAGSVGHLALGFASSIALSDLFSQAVRDFCSAHPQVQLTVEEGASTAQWSQIAEGRLDVGLSRLHPPADRSDIEVTCLGQEPLIAAVASDSPLAAQERVTLSELSEHPLIAFPTDYGSGLNDSIETLYRRHGLTPRRAPTGKQITSLIALVAAGRGVAVVPQCVQTLVRHGVTYRPLAEAHATVPLLAMTRRQERSPLVRAFVEILRRSVQSIG, from the coding sequence ATGCTCGACCTGCGCCGCCTGCGTTGTTTTCTGGTTGTCAGCGAAGAACTGCACTTCGGCCGCGCCGCGGCGCGCCTGCACCTGTCCCAACCGCCGCTGACCCGGCAGATCTCGGCGCTGGAGGCGGAACTGGGCTTTCGCCTGTTCGACCGCAGCTCGCGCAACGTCACGCTCACCGCCGAAGGCCGGCACTTTCTGCCCTACGCACGGGCGTTGCTGGAGCAGGTCGAGCGCACGGCCGCCATCGGCCACAAACTGGCCGCCGGCAGCGTCGGCCATCTGGCCCTGGGCTTCGCCAGTTCCATCGCCCTGTCGGATCTGTTCAGCCAGGCCGTCCGGGATTTCTGCTCCGCCCACCCGCAGGTGCAACTGACGGTCGAGGAAGGTGCGTCCACTGCGCAGTGGTCGCAGATCGCCGAGGGACGACTGGACGTCGGCCTGAGCCGCCTGCATCCGCCGGCCGACCGCTCGGACATCGAAGTGACGTGCCTGGGCCAGGAACCCCTGATCGCCGCCGTGGCCAGCGACAGTCCCCTCGCCGCGCAGGAGCGGGTGACGCTCAGCGAATTGAGCGAACACCCGTTGATCGCCTTCCCGACGGACTACGGCTCCGGGCTCAACGACAGCATCGAAACCCTGTACCGCCGCCACGGGCTCACACCCCGCCGGGCGCCGACCGGCAAGCAGATCACCTCGCTCATCGCCCTGGTGGCGGCGGGCCGGGGCGTCGCCGTCGTGCCGCAGTGCGTGCAGACCCTGGTGCGCCACGGCGTGACCTACCGCCCCCTGGCGGAGGCCCACGCCACCGTGCCGCTGCTGGCGATGACCCGCCGGCAGGAGCGCAGCCCGCTGGTGCGCGCCTTTGTCGAGATCCTGCGCCGGAGCGTTCAGAGCATCGGATAA
- a CDS encoding glutathione S-transferase, with protein sequence MKLIGMLDSPYVRRVAISLDLLGVPFEHEPLSVFRTFETFSAVNPVVKAPTLLLDDGTVLMDSTLIIEYGRSLVAPAFRCLPQNPQGLVEVLSTLGLALAACEKAVQRVYEDNLRPAEKRHQPWVERVTRQLLAACAELDRRLAVRPVHDRPDQAALTSAVAWSFIQLVLPEVVKAADFPVLKAHAERLEQTALFKRYPML encoded by the coding sequence ATGAAACTGATAGGGATGCTGGACTCGCCTTACGTGCGGCGGGTGGCGATCAGCCTGGACCTGCTGGGGGTGCCGTTCGAACATGAGCCGCTGTCGGTGTTCCGCACCTTCGAGACGTTTTCCGCGGTCAACCCGGTGGTCAAGGCGCCGACCCTGCTGCTGGACGACGGCACGGTGCTGATGGACTCGACGCTGATCATCGAATACGGCAGGTCCCTCGTGGCGCCGGCCTTCCGCTGCCTGCCGCAGAACCCGCAGGGGCTGGTGGAGGTGCTGAGCACGTTGGGGCTGGCGCTGGCGGCCTGCGAGAAGGCCGTCCAACGGGTTTACGAGGACAATCTGCGGCCGGCCGAAAAGCGCCATCAGCCATGGGTCGAGCGCGTCACCCGCCAGTTGCTCGCAGCCTGCGCGGAGCTGGATCGCCGGCTGGCGGTACGGCCGGTGCACGATCGGCCCGATCAGGCCGCACTGACCAGCGCCGTGGCGTGGTCGTTCATCCAGTTGGTGCTGCCGGAGGTGGTGAAGGCCGCTGACTTTCCGGTCCTGAAGGCCCATGCCGAACGCCTGGAGCAGACCGCGCTGTTCAAGCGTTATCCGATGCTCTGA
- a CDS encoding LysR substrate-binding domain-containing protein gives MSNIPPITCLRSFEAVARLGSVTAAAKELHVTHSAISQQIKVLEELLGATLLVREGRGVRVSEDGRLYALQIRESLGGIAEATRLIKTQPKASELVVAVVPSFGCHWLLPRLPRFRQAHPHVSVRLQASLAVSNLNRESVDVGIRMGKGDWEGLDSHLLFHDETVVVAAPHFNAGALPQSPEEIVGSRIIFNMESWQPWCQAAGLDIDVPRSGLCSNDSNLVLQAVRLGQGIALERRSLVHDAIRRGELVQLSDYTAPYPFPYWLVLPNRERSPARRQAFCGWLSDEVEAYLNELNPGAADSEPGL, from the coding sequence ATGTCGAACATTCCACCCATCACCTGCCTGCGCAGTTTCGAGGCGGTCGCACGGCTGGGCAGCGTCACGGCGGCCGCCAAGGAGCTGCACGTCACCCATTCGGCGATCAGCCAGCAGATCAAGGTGCTGGAGGAACTGCTCGGCGCCACCCTGCTGGTGCGTGAGGGCCGTGGCGTGCGGGTCAGCGAAGACGGGCGCCTGTACGCCTTGCAGATCCGCGAATCCCTGGGCGGCATCGCCGAGGCTACCCGGTTGATCAAGACCCAGCCCAAGGCGTCCGAGCTGGTGGTGGCGGTGGTGCCGTCGTTCGGCTGCCACTGGCTGTTGCCGCGCCTGCCGCGCTTTCGGCAGGCGCACCCGCACGTCAGCGTGCGTCTGCAAGCGAGCCTGGCGGTGTCGAACCTGAACCGCGAATCGGTGGACGTCGGCATCCGCATGGGCAAAGGCGATTGGGAAGGCCTGGACAGCCACCTGCTGTTCCACGACGAAACCGTGGTGGTGGCCGCGCCGCACTTCAACGCCGGTGCCCTGCCGCAGTCCCCCGAAGAGATCGTCGGCAGCCGGATCATCTTCAACATGGAATCGTGGCAGCCCTGGTGCCAGGCGGCGGGCCTGGACATCGACGTGCCGCGCTCGGGCCTGTGCAGCAACGATTCCAACCTGGTGCTGCAAGCGGTGCGCCTGGGCCAGGGCATCGCGCTGGAACGGCGCAGCCTGGTGCACGACGCGATCCGCCGGGGCGAGCTGGTGCAACTCAGCGACTACACAGCGCCCTACCCCTTCCCCTATTGGCTGGTGTTGCCGAACCGCGAGCGCTCGCCGGCCCGGCGCCAGGCGTTCTGCGGGTGGCTGAGCGACGAGGTCGAGGCTTACCTGAACGAGCTGAACCCCGGCGCGGCCGACAGCGAGCCAGGCCTGTGA
- a CDS encoding SDR family oxidoreductase — translation MPNHSIQDKVVLITGGAKNLGGLLARDLAAHGARAVAIHYNSDASRDAAEDTVQAIRAAGAQALAIQADLSSAAAMERLFAEVVAAFGRPDIAINTVGKVLKKPITEVSEAEYDEMAAVNAKSAFFFLCEAGRQLNDNGKVCTLVTSLLGAFTPFYAAYAGTKAPVEHFTRAAAKEFGERGISVTAVGPGPMDTPFFYPAEGADAVAYHKTAAALSALSSTGLTDIGDVVPFIRHLVSDGWWITGQTILINGGYTTK, via the coding sequence ATGCCCAACCACAGCATCCAGGACAAAGTCGTGCTGATCACCGGCGGCGCCAAGAACCTGGGCGGCCTGCTCGCCCGCGACCTCGCCGCCCACGGCGCCCGTGCCGTGGCCATCCACTACAACAGCGACGCCAGCCGCGACGCCGCCGAAGACACCGTGCAAGCCATCCGCGCCGCCGGCGCCCAGGCCCTGGCGATCCAGGCCGACCTCAGTAGCGCCGCCGCCATGGAAAGGCTGTTCGCCGAGGTGGTCGCTGCGTTCGGCCGGCCGGACATCGCCATCAACACCGTGGGCAAGGTGCTGAAGAAACCGATCACCGAAGTCAGCGAGGCCGAGTACGACGAGATGGCGGCGGTCAACGCCAAGTCGGCGTTCTTCTTCCTGTGCGAGGCCGGCCGCCAGCTCAACGACAACGGCAAGGTCTGCACCCTCGTCACCTCGTTGCTGGGGGCGTTCACGCCGTTCTATGCGGCCTACGCCGGCACCAAGGCGCCGGTGGAGCACTTCACCCGCGCCGCCGCCAAGGAGTTCGGCGAACGCGGGATTTCGGTGACCGCCGTGGGGCCGGGCCCGATGGACACGCCGTTCTTCTACCCCGCCGAAGGCGCCGACGCCGTGGCCTACCACAAGACCGCCGCCGCGCTGTCGGCCCTGTCCAGCACCGGCCTGACCGACATCGGCGACGTCGTGCCCTTCATCCGCCACCTGGTCAGCGACGGCTGGTGGATCACCGGCCAGACGATCCTGATCAACGGCGGCTACACCACCAAGTGA
- a CDS encoding LysR family transcriptional regulator produces the protein MDKLERYRIFVRVAEMGSFIKAANLLELPRATVSAAVQRLESELGARLLHRTTRNVQLTAAGTQLFERAVELLASAEAIDRLFKDQQRQVKGRLHVDLPSRIARRVVAPALPQLLGEYPHLQLLLGSSDRAVDLVREGIDCVLRVGPLTDSSLAARPLGMIELINCASPDYLQRHGTPADVDDLAQGHRMIGYASPLSGREMPWEQVDAHGDVQTLTLPSQVTVNNAESYIACCRAGLGLIQIPRYDVQHLLDAGELCEVLADSRPAPLPATLLYPHRQQRSGVLEVFVDWLQGVLAPCLVDKQAGRRPLP, from the coding sequence ATGGACAAGCTTGAGCGCTACAGGATCTTCGTCCGTGTGGCGGAAATGGGCAGCTTCATCAAGGCCGCCAACCTGCTGGAACTGCCGCGGGCGACCGTCTCCGCCGCCGTGCAGCGGCTGGAAAGCGAGCTCGGCGCCCGCCTGCTGCACCGCACCACCCGCAACGTGCAGTTGACCGCCGCCGGCACGCAACTCTTCGAACGGGCCGTGGAACTGCTGGCCAGCGCCGAGGCCATCGACCGGCTGTTCAAGGATCAGCAGCGCCAGGTCAAGGGCCGCCTGCACGTCGACCTGCCCAGCCGCATCGCCCGCCGCGTGGTGGCGCCGGCGCTGCCGCAGTTGCTCGGTGAATACCCCCATCTCCAATTGCTGCTCGGCTCCAGCGACCGCGCCGTGGACCTGGTGCGCGAAGGCATCGATTGCGTGCTGCGGGTCGGCCCGCTGACCGACAGCAGCCTGGCAGCCCGTCCGCTGGGAATGATCGAACTGATCAACTGCGCGAGCCCCGACTACCTGCAACGCCACGGCACGCCGGCGGACGTCGACGACCTGGCGCAGGGGCACCGGATGATCGGCTATGCCTCGCCGCTCTCCGGCCGGGAAATGCCCTGGGAACAGGTCGACGCCCACGGCGATGTGCAGACACTGACGCTGCCCAGCCAAGTGACGGTCAACAATGCCGAAAGCTACATCGCCTGCTGCCGGGCCGGCCTGGGGCTGATCCAGATCCCGCGCTACGACGTGCAGCACCTGCTCGATGCCGGCGAACTGTGTGAAGTGCTGGCGGACTCGCGCCCGGCGCCGCTGCCGGCCACCCTGCTCTATCCGCACCGGCAGCAGCGTTCGGGGGTGTTGGAGGTGTTCGTCGACTGGTTGCAGGGGGTGTTGGCCCCCTGCCTGGTCGATAAGCAAGCAGGCCGCCGTCCACTGCCGTGA
- a CDS encoding GNAT family N-acetyltransferase, with the protein MNGFNRRALPATLPRGVRESCDADLPAMMEIFNETAGTGANSPVTRPMTLEEVTFYINLYKRDGLPVYVLERGGEVVGWLSINRFSWGTQACRHTGETAIYVRADRHGSGIGVRLGHATVILGRQFGLETLVAWIMAANRPSQQIVQSIGAVLWARLPNIARFGEERADVLLYGLPLYEGLPQRPDDPPPGA; encoded by the coding sequence ATGAACGGTTTCAACCGCCGGGCCTTGCCCGCGACCCTGCCGCGCGGCGTGCGCGAGTCCTGCGACGCCGACCTGCCGGCGATGATGGAGATCTTCAACGAAACCGCCGGCACCGGCGCCAACTCGCCGGTGACCCGGCCGATGACGCTGGAGGAGGTAACGTTCTACATCAACCTCTACAAGCGCGACGGGCTGCCGGTGTACGTGCTCGAACGCGGCGGCGAGGTGGTGGGCTGGCTGTCGATCAACCGCTTCAGCTGGGGCACCCAGGCCTGCCGCCACACCGGCGAGACCGCGATCTACGTGCGGGCCGACCGCCACGGCAGCGGCATCGGCGTGCGCCTGGGCCATGCGACGGTGATCCTCGGCCGCCAGTTCGGCCTGGAGACCCTGGTGGCGTGGATCATGGCGGCCAACCGGCCCAGCCAGCAGATCGTGCAGTCCATCGGCGCGGTGCTGTGGGCCCGCCTGCCGAACATCGCACGCTTCGGCGAGGAACGGGCCGACGTGCTGCTGTACGGCCTGCCGCTGTACGAAGGCTTGCCCCAGCGCCCCGACGACCCACCGCCCGGCGCCTGA